A genome region from Phoenix dactylifera cultivar Barhee BC4 unplaced genomic scaffold, palm_55x_up_171113_PBpolish2nd_filt_p 001041F, whole genome shotgun sequence includes the following:
- the LOC120107839 gene encoding uncharacterized protein LOC120107839, which translates to MVTPGTAVPGDPGRSRPSYTAPGQAKTTPTWSEVARGAVRRPEEPSHRLTAGELEDLQRRFPRVAVVPEERVAAARNQWRETAVIAKSLGRRVSPELVARELRSRGKLKNEVEVLPMMEGFVTIRFASGDDRAAALAAGPWVVAGQLLAMEKWVPDFIPGTHSVNRTVVWVRLPGLPVEYWDMEAIRVIVAEVGNPLELDRFSHERRRIGYARVKVEINVRQPLIPGTIVQGVQARFWQTFAYEDLPGLCYRCARLDHLAGDCCYQAPGTHLGTEAEGQGAETVGQGETASGSEAPPQMTFGPWMTVPRQRHWRNTGAPGGVKKTMEAAESARRASLVKTTPETVEVDLADSSPDTEGWRKPKKVARRGSPGKGSGQPEPGVAEGVQTTELTRHQD; encoded by the coding sequence ATGGTGACCCCGGGCACGGCGGTGCCAGGCGACCCGGGTAGGAGCCGACCCTCATACACTGCTCCTGGACAGGCCAAGACTACGCCGACGTGGTCGGAGGTGGCGAGAGGGGCAGTGCGTCGGCCGGAGGAACCCAGTCATCGTCTCACTGCGGGTGAACTGGAGGATCTACAACGGAGGTTCCCTCGGGTGGCGGTGGTCCCGGAGGAGCGGGTAGCGGCAGCCAGGAACCAATGGAGGGAAACGGCGGTGATTGCTAAGAGCCTGGGACGGAGAGTCTCCCCGGAGCTAGTGGCACGGGAGCTCAGAAGCAGGGGAAAGCTGAAGAATGAAGTTGAGGTATTACCTATGATGGAGGGCTTCGTCACCATCCGGTTTGCATCGGGCGACGACCGGGCGGCGGCGCTTGCTGCTGGGccgtgggtggtggcggggcagctcTTGGCAATGGAAAAATGGGTTCCCGATTTCATTCCGGGCACCCATTCGGTGAATCGAACGGTAGTCTGGGTCCGGCTGCCCGGGCTCCCTGTTGAGTACTGGGACATGGAGGCCATCAGGGTGATTGTGGCGGAGGTGGGGAACCCCCTGGAGCTCGACCGATTCTCCCATGAGAGGCGGCGCATCGGGTATGCCAGGGTCAAAGTTGAGATCAACGTCCGGCAACCACTGATCCCGGGGACCATTGTCCAGGGCGTGCAGGCGAGGTTCTGGCAGACCTTCGCCTATGAAGATCTGCCGGGGCTATGCTATCGCTGCGCCCGTTTGGACCACCTTGCCGGTGATTGTTGTTACCAGGCTCCGGGAACGCATTTGGGGACGGAGGCGGAGGGCCAAGGCGCGGAGACGGTAGGGCAGGGCGAGACTGCTAGTGGATCGGAAGCTCCCCCGCAGATGACTTTTGGTCCGTGGATGACGGTGCCTCGGCAAAGGCACTGGAGGAACACGGGCGCCCCGGGCGGTGTGAAGAAGACGATGGAGGCGGCCGAGTCGGCTCGGCGAGCAAGCTTGGTGAAGACGACCCCGGAGACGGTTGAGGTTGATCTGGCTGACTCTTCACCGGACACTGAGGGGTGGCGTAAGCCAAAGAAGGTCGCCCGGCGAGGGTCGCCGGGGAAGGGGTCGGGGCAACCGGAACCCGGCGTGGCGGAGGGAGTCCAGACGACTGAGCTGACTCGGCACCAGGACTGA